From the genome of Streptomyces sp. NBC_00659, one region includes:
- a CDS encoding type II toxin-antitoxin system PemK/MazF family toxin — protein MQRGEVWWVEFDERRPVVLLSGDDASGIRVMQVVARAGVDITGLGVEVAVGAVEGLPFEGVLRFAFPRPGFTPCTWLTTVSRDDLIERAGALSSVKLSEIENALRLGEQAKEWTPATTAKLSEIRNALRLGGLG, from the coding sequence GTGCAACGTGGCGAAGTCTGGTGGGTGGAGTTCGACGAGCGGCGGCCGGTCGTGCTGCTGTCGGGAGACGACGCGTCCGGGATCCGGGTGATGCAGGTCGTCGCTCGGGCGGGTGTCGACATCACCGGTCTGGGCGTCGAAGTGGCAGTAGGCGCCGTGGAAGGACTGCCCTTTGAAGGCGTGCTTCGGTTCGCGTTCCCGCGTCCGGGCTTTACCCCTTGCACGTGGCTGACCACCGTGTCCCGGGACGACCTGATCGAGCGGGCGGGCGCCCTGTCCTCCGTGAAACTCAGCGAGATTGAGAACGCCCTCCGTCTCGGTGAGCAGGCGAAGGAGTGGACCCCGGCGACGACCGCGAAGCTCAGCGAGATAAGGAACGCCCTCCGTCTCGGTGGACTCGGGTAG
- a CDS encoding IS701 family transposase, which translates to MSRIAGRFTRVEPRFRVRKLVLGLLSDLPRKNCWTIAEWAGERTPDGMQHLLGRAKWEADRVRDDVCDYVVDHLHDDQAVLVVDETGDVKKGTGTVGVQRQYTGTAGRIENAQVAVYLVYAGRRGHAAVDRELYVPRSWTSDPDRCRDAGLDQDTAFATKPELATRMVARFLDAGHQAAWVAGDEFYGGNPRLRTALKERGTGYVLAVACSHEVTTGAGRFRADTLAKKVPKRAWQKLSAGAGTKGHRFYDWAVIDLADPRPGSRQLLIRRNRSTGELAYYRCHSPAPVPLTVLVRVAGSRWRVEEFFQSGKGLAALDEHQVRRYASWSRWVTLAMLAHAFLAVVRADEHTRPAPDALIPLTCNEIQRLFITLVVRPVHDAAHRLGWSDWRHRHQARSQASHYRRQATQA; encoded by the coding sequence ATGAGCCGGATAGCGGGACGGTTCACACGGGTCGAACCCCGGTTCCGGGTCCGGAAGTTGGTGCTCGGACTGCTGTCGGACCTGCCGCGCAAGAACTGCTGGACCATCGCCGAATGGGCCGGGGAGAGGACCCCGGACGGCATGCAGCATCTGCTGGGGCGGGCCAAGTGGGAAGCCGACCGGGTCCGCGACGATGTGTGTGACTACGTGGTGGACCACCTGCACGACGACCAGGCGGTACTGGTGGTCGACGAGACCGGGGACGTGAAGAAGGGCACCGGCACGGTCGGCGTCCAGCGCCAGTACACCGGCACCGCGGGCAGGATCGAAAATGCCCAGGTCGCCGTCTACCTGGTCTACGCCGGCCGGCGCGGGCACGCGGCAGTGGACCGGGAACTGTACGTCCCGCGTTCATGGACCTCCGACCCTGACCGCTGCCGGGATGCCGGACTCGACCAGGACACCGCCTTCGCCACCAAGCCGGAACTGGCCACTCGTATGGTTGCCCGGTTCCTGGACGCCGGCCACCAGGCCGCATGGGTCGCCGGCGACGAGTTCTACGGCGGCAACCCCAGGCTGCGAACCGCACTAAAGGAACGCGGCACCGGCTACGTCCTCGCGGTGGCCTGCTCACACGAAGTCACCACCGGTGCGGGGAGGTTCCGTGCGGACACCCTGGCCAAGAAGGTGCCCAAGCGGGCCTGGCAGAAACTCTCCGCAGGGGCCGGGACCAAGGGCCACCGTTTCTACGACTGGGCAGTCATCGACCTCGCCGACCCCCGACCCGGGAGTCGTCAGCTGCTGATCCGCCGTAACCGCAGCACCGGCGAACTCGCCTACTACCGCTGCCACTCGCCCGCACCCGTGCCGCTGACCGTGCTGGTCAGAGTCGCTGGATCAAGATGGCGGGTGGAGGAGTTCTTCCAGTCGGGCAAGGGCCTGGCCGCACTCGACGAGCACCAGGTCCGCCGCTATGCCTCCTGGTCCCGCTGGGTCACCCTCGCCATGCTCGCGCACGCCTTCCTCGCCGTCGTACGCGCAGACGAGCACACCCGCCCCGCACCCGATGCCCTCATTCCGCTCACCTGCAACGAGATCCAGCGCCTGTTCATCACACTCGTTGTCCGACCCGTCCACGATGCCGCCCACCGGCTCGGTTGGTCCGACTGGCGGCACCGCCACCAGGCCCGATCCCAGGCCAGCCACTACCGTCGACAAGCCACTCAGGCATGA
- the fxsT gene encoding FxSxx-COOH system tetratricopeptide repeat protein, with amino-acid sequence MTETPTPPASGGRSAAAGNSSGVIATGDQVRIEQRNVVLPPGALQAAVPDDSIARLNNLPEPDSRVFEGRNEALAALRDLPSMGTGIVTQTVRGMGGVGKSTLVLHHAHACLTAGHGPVWWINAASTATITAGLASLATVIDPLHAALPLDEAADWAVAWLQGRTGWLLVFDNAEEPADLHAYLGRLSTGQTLVTTRRDLPWRDLGTPLCLDTLTPDASLKVLQEITGRRADRDAAELIELAEELGNLPLALQQAGAYLAQTRTTAASYLTQVRADPAGVLATAPPGDSQQRAIAQLWSVTFSAVHAEDRHAVELLRTLAYCAPDPLPRRVLTTALPAIRDVDHALGVLAAYSLITLTDLTVTVHRLVQTVLRCTTPAPAPRLQSRGIRRLLRRTRPLTPQHSSETALNLLHAAMPSGSPEDVQSWPEWQELLPHVEAVNTHCHGTETISNLAELLGQTAFYLTARGQAAQALPLEERALAITEATLGPDHRDTALRLGNLAGTFSDLGRHAEALPLEERALGITEAVLGPDHPVTAIRLNNLASMFNALGRHAEALPLAERALAITENALGPDHPTTALRLGNLASTFSDLGRHTEALPLEERALGITEAALGPDHPTTAIRLNNLASMFSDLGRHAEALPLAERALGITEAVLGSDHPDTALRLGNLARTFNALGRHAEALPLVERALGITEAALGSDHPDTALRLGNLARTFNALGRYAEALPLVERALGITEAALGSDHPTTAIRLGNLARTFNALGRRDEALPLEERALGITEAALGPDHPTTAIRLGNLARTFNALGRRDEALPLEERALGITEAALGPDHPTTAIRLGNLASTFNALGRRDEALPLVERALGITEAALGPDHPTTAIRLGNLASTFNALGRHAEALPLVERALGITEAALGPDHPTTAIRLNNLASTFNALGRHAEALPLVERALAITEAALGPDHPDTAHCLDNLSAIRAALEDLTRDEP; translated from the coding sequence ATGACCGAGACACCCACACCACCTGCTTCCGGGGGACGGTCAGCCGCTGCGGGCAACAGCTCTGGCGTCATTGCCACCGGCGACCAGGTCCGGATCGAGCAGCGAAACGTCGTGCTCCCTCCCGGCGCCCTGCAGGCTGCAGTCCCTGACGACTCGATAGCCCGGCTGAACAATCTGCCGGAACCGGACAGTCGAGTCTTCGAAGGCCGTAACGAAGCACTTGCTGCTTTGCGGGATTTACCGTCGATGGGGACGGGGATCGTCACCCAGACCGTGCGGGGAATGGGCGGGGTCGGCAAGAGCACCCTGGTTCTTCACCACGCCCACGCCTGCTTGACGGCTGGTCATGGTCCGGTGTGGTGGATCAATGCCGCATCCACCGCCACTATCACCGCCGGCCTTGCTTCTCTCGCCACTGTCATCGACCCGCTGCACGCGGCGCTGCCGCTGGACGAGGCAGCAGACTGGGCCGTTGCCTGGCTGCAGGGGCGCACGGGATGGCTGCTGGTCTTCGACAACGCGGAAGAGCCCGCCGACCTTCACGCTTACCTCGGCCGGCTCAGCACTGGTCAGACCCTGGTCACCACGCGCCGGGACCTGCCTTGGCGCGACCTCGGCACCCCACTCTGCCTCGACACGCTCACCCCCGACGCCTCCCTGAAGGTGCTGCAGGAGATCACCGGACGTCGTGCCGACAGGGACGCTGCAGAGCTGATCGAACTGGCCGAGGAACTCGGGAATCTGCCCCTGGCCCTGCAGCAGGCTGGCGCCTACCTGGCGCAGACCCGCACCACCGCAGCCAGCTACCTCACTCAAGTACGCGCCGACCCGGCCGGTGTGCTCGCAACCGCGCCCCCCGGCGATTCCCAGCAGCGCGCCATCGCCCAGTTGTGGAGCGTCACCTTCAGTGCCGTACACGCTGAAGACCGGCACGCGGTCGAGTTGCTGAGGACGTTGGCCTACTGCGCCCCCGATCCCTTGCCTCGCCGCGTACTCACTACTGCCCTACCCGCGATTCGGGACGTAGATCACGCACTGGGTGTGCTTGCCGCATACAGCCTGATCACCCTCACAGACCTCACAGTAACCGTCCATCGCCTCGTCCAGACCGTGCTGCGCTGCACCACCCCCGCGCCCGCCCCAAGATTGCAGTCCCGCGGAATCCGGCGACTGCTCCGCCGGACCCGGCCTCTCACCCCGCAGCACTCGAGCGAAACCGCCCTGAACCTGCTGCATGCCGCAATGCCATCGGGTAGTCCAGAGGACGTGCAGAGCTGGCCGGAATGGCAAGAACTCCTGCCCCACGTAGAAGCAGTAAACACGCACTGCCATGGCACTGAAACGATCTCGAACCTTGCTGAGCTGCTGGGCCAGACTGCGTTCTATCTGACCGCGCGCGGCCAAGCCGCTCAAGCCCTGCCGTTGGAGGAGCGGGCGCTGGCCATCACCGAGGCGACACTTGGCCCCGACCACCGGGACACCGCCCTGCGCCTGGGCAACCTCGCCGGCACGTTCAGCGATCTGGGGCGTCACGCCGAGGCCTTGCCGTTGGAGGAGCGGGCGTTGGGCATTACGGAGGCTGTCCTCGGCCCTGACCACCCCGTCACTGCCATCCGCTTGAACAACCTCGCCAGCATGTTCAATGCGCTGGGGCGTCATGCCGAGGCCTTGCCACTGGCGGAGCGGGCGCTGGCCATCACCGAGAACGCCCTCGGCCCCGACCACCCCACCACCGCCCTGCGCCTGGGCAACCTCGCCAGCACGTTCAGCGATCTGGGGCGGCACACCGAGGCCTTGCCGTTGGAGGAGCGGGCGTTGGGCATCACGGAGGCCGCTCTGGGCCCCGACCACCCCACCACCGCCATCCGCCTGAACAACCTCGCCAGCATGTTCAGCGATCTGGGGCGTCATGCCGAGGCCTTACCGTTGGCGGAGCGGGCGTTGGGCATCACGGAGGCTGTCCTGGGCTCCGACCACCCCGACACTGCCCTGCGCCTGGGGAACCTCGCCAGGACGTTCAATGCGCTGGGGCGTCATGCCGAGGCCTTGCCGCTGGTAGAGCGGGCGTTGGGCATCACGGAGGCTGCTCTGGGCTCCGACCACCCCGACACTGCCCTGCGCCTGGGGAACCTCGCCAGGACGTTCAATGCGCTGGGGCGTTACGCCGAGGCCTTGCCGCTGGTAGAGCGGGCGTTGGGCATCACGGAGGCCGCTCTGGGCTCCGACCACCCCACCACCGCCATCCGCCTGGGGAACCTCGCCAGGACGTTCAATGCGCTGGGGCGTCGCGACGAGGCTCTGCCACTGGAGGAGCGGGCGTTGGGCATCACGGAGGCCGCTCTGGGCCCCGACCACCCCACCACCGCCATCCGCCTGGGGAACCTCGCCAGGACGTTCAATGCGCTGGGGCGTCGCGACGAGGCTCTGCCACTGGAGGAGCGGGCGTTGGGCATCACGGAGGCCGCTCTGGGCCCCGACCACCCCACCACCGCCATCCGCCTGGGCAACCTCGCCAGCACGTTCAATGCGCTGGGGCGTCGCGACGAGGCTCTGCCACTGGTAGAGCGGGCGTTGGGCATCACGGAGGCCGCTCTGGGCCCCGACCACCCCACCACCGCCATCCGCCTGGGCAACCTCGCCAGCACGTTCAATGCGCTGGGGCGTCACGCCGAGGCTCTGCCACTGGTAGAGCGGGCGTTGGGCATCACGGAGGCCGCTCTGGGCCCCGACCACCCCACCACCGCCATCCGCCTGAACAACCTCGCCAGCACGTTCAATGCGCTGGGGCGTCACGCCGAGGCTCTGCCACTGGTAGAGCGGGCGCTGGCCATCACCGAGGCCGCCCTCGGCCCCGACCACCCCGACACCGCCCACTGCCTGGACAACCTCAGTGCGATCCGTGCAGCGCTGGAAGACCTAACAAGGGACGAACCCTAG
- a CDS encoding MarR family winged helix-turn-helix transcriptional regulator, with the protein MKSESESFPEALADTLAGLRRLIRRRLRRGTAGPGLRGAEADLLRLVVDRPGIGVSEAAKELYLAGNSVSTLVNRLVADGCLVRETDPADRRAARLLSTPAADARLRDWRQRRAVLVRAQVARLDAADRAALEAALPALRKLAANLHEEAEET; encoded by the coding sequence GTGAAGTCGGAGTCGGAGAGTTTCCCCGAAGCCCTGGCGGACACCCTGGCCGGTTTGCGGCGGCTGATCAGACGGCGGCTGCGCCGCGGCACGGCCGGACCGGGCCTGCGCGGTGCCGAGGCCGATCTGCTGCGCCTGGTCGTCGACCGGCCTGGCATCGGTGTGTCGGAGGCGGCCAAGGAGCTGTATCTGGCGGGCAATTCGGTCTCGACGCTGGTCAACCGGCTGGTCGCGGACGGTTGTCTGGTCCGCGAGACCGACCCGGCCGACCGGCGCGCCGCCCGGCTGCTGTCCACCCCGGCGGCCGATGCCCGGTTGCGCGACTGGCGGCAGCGGCGCGCGGTGCTCGTACGCGCCCAGGTGGCGCGCCTCGACGCGGCCGACCGTGCCGCGCTGGAGGCCGCTCTTCCGGCCCTGCGCAAACTGGCGGCGAACCTGCACGAGGAGGCCGAGGAGACATGA
- a CDS encoding STAS domain-containing protein, giving the protein MTIDATLYGEGIALVTVAGELDVETAPELHHRLADQIRGGRRHLLLDLSAVPFMDSSGINALLKAHDAAGRAGGGVCLVSPAPAVQRVLDLTGVSLAIPSVADVDAALVHIGERTARH; this is encoded by the coding sequence GTGACCATCGACGCGACCTTGTACGGCGAGGGCATCGCCCTGGTCACCGTGGCCGGGGAACTGGATGTCGAGACAGCCCCCGAGCTGCACCACCGACTGGCCGACCAGATACGCGGGGGCCGGCGGCACCTGCTGCTCGACCTGTCCGCGGTCCCCTTCATGGACTCCTCCGGCATCAACGCCCTGCTCAAGGCCCACGACGCCGCCGGACGTGCGGGAGGCGGAGTGTGCCTCGTGTCCCCGGCGCCGGCCGTCCAGCGCGTTCTGGATCTCACGGGCGTCAGCCTCGCCATACCGTCGGTGGCCGATGTGGACGCCGCACTGGTCCACATCGGAGAAAGGACAGCGCGGCACTAG
- a CDS encoding MarR family winged helix-turn-helix transcriptional regulator produces MTSSGPRPRRSEVARVTAEAAELLEILWGRASTAPVSASQLRVLFILEHGEGINLRTLADALGSTPPSTSRLCDRLQAVGFVERAPSATSRRELRLFLSPQGRTFLAELRARRERAVEAVLAQMPAAGREALVEGLAAFCAAAAAQLHEADPVEARSA; encoded by the coding sequence GTGACTTCCTCTGGCCCCCGTCCGCGCCGCAGCGAGGTGGCCCGCGTGACCGCGGAGGCCGCCGAGCTTCTGGAGATCCTCTGGGGCCGCGCCTCGACGGCCCCGGTCTCCGCCTCCCAGTTGCGGGTGCTGTTCATCCTGGAACACGGAGAGGGCATCAACCTGAGGACCCTGGCCGACGCGCTCGGCTCCACACCTCCCTCGACCAGCAGACTCTGCGACCGGCTGCAGGCCGTGGGGTTCGTCGAACGGGCACCGAGTGCCACCAGCCGCCGCGAGCTGCGCCTGTTCCTGAGCCCCCAGGGCCGGACCTTCCTCGCGGAACTGCGCGCACGGCGCGAGCGGGCCGTGGAAGCCGTCCTCGCGCAGATGCCGGCCGCCGGGCGGGAGGCGCTCGTGGAGGGGCTGGCGGCCTTCTGTGCGGCCGCGGCCGCACAGCTCCACGAGGCGGACCCCGTCGAGGCCCGCTCCGCCTAG
- a CDS encoding PP2C family protein-serine/threonine phosphatase — protein sequence MNRFVAAERALRTAAPHQLLDAVRDVLCGHYAADSVELFMADYGLTVLQPVSVLPHTLEPIPVHTSPEGRAFGAQQPFVEEHGDGGVRTHLPVTVRGDRLGVLSVVLPSAACDADTVAELADIAEVLGHEVLVAERDTDLYLQARRKDRLTLAAEMQWQLLPGRSCSRPEYELGAQLEPAYAIFGDNFDWSADAERLSLYVTNGMGEGIEASLLTSLGINALRNARRAGIPLADQAALADQAVHAQYRGDRYLSVLMLDFELSTGRMRVIDAGSPQMLRLRGRTVERVDFEAQLPLGMFEETDYLVQEFRVEPGDRLLFVSDGVHAVAGPGGEKYGQKALAMAISSTRLLPATEVPRAVLRELTGHRGRPGPEDDALVVCLDWHGPASARHDGAR from the coding sequence GTGAACAGATTCGTGGCCGCAGAGCGTGCCCTGCGCACCGCGGCGCCCCATCAGCTGCTGGACGCGGTCCGTGACGTGCTGTGCGGTCACTACGCGGCCGATTCCGTCGAACTCTTCATGGCCGACTACGGGCTCACCGTGCTCCAGCCCGTCTCGGTGCTTCCCCACACCCTGGAACCCATTCCGGTGCACACCAGCCCCGAGGGCCGGGCCTTCGGCGCCCAGCAACCCTTCGTGGAGGAACACGGCGACGGGGGCGTACGAACACACCTCCCGGTGACGGTCCGCGGCGACCGGCTCGGCGTCCTGTCCGTCGTCCTGCCCTCCGCCGCCTGCGACGCGGACACGGTCGCCGAACTCGCCGACATCGCCGAGGTCCTCGGCCACGAGGTGCTCGTGGCCGAACGCGACACCGACCTGTACCTCCAGGCCCGCCGCAAGGACCGGCTGACCCTGGCCGCGGAGATGCAGTGGCAGCTCCTGCCCGGCCGCTCCTGCTCCCGGCCCGAGTACGAGCTCGGCGCCCAGCTGGAACCCGCCTACGCGATCTTCGGCGACAATTTCGACTGGTCGGCCGACGCCGAGCGGCTGTCCCTCTACGTGACGAACGGGATGGGCGAGGGTATCGAGGCGTCGCTGCTCACCAGTCTCGGCATCAACGCCCTGCGCAACGCGCGCCGGGCCGGCATCCCGCTCGCGGACCAGGCGGCGCTCGCCGATCAGGCGGTCCACGCCCAGTACCGCGGCGACCGCTATCTGTCCGTGCTCATGCTCGACTTCGAGCTGTCCACCGGCCGGATGCGCGTGATCGACGCGGGGTCGCCCCAGATGCTGCGGCTGCGCGGCCGGACCGTCGAACGCGTGGACTTCGAGGCCCAGTTGCCCCTCGGCATGTTCGAGGAGACCGACTACCTCGTGCAGGAGTTCCGGGTGGAACCCGGCGACCGGCTCCTCTTCGTGAGCGACGGCGTCCACGCCGTGGCCGGGCCGGGCGGCGAGAAGTACGGGCAGAAGGCCCTGGCCATGGCGATCAGCTCCACCCGGCTGCTGCCCGCGACGGAGGTGCCCCGCGCCGTCCTGCGGGAGCTGACCGGTCACCGGGGCAGGCCCGGCCCGGAGGACGACGCCCTTGTGGTGTGCCTCGACTGGCACGGCCCGGCGAGCGCCCGGCACGACGGAGCTCGATAG
- a CDS encoding ATP-binding protein: MTTVEPSCDLDLGPDLGARLERDPQAAVHARRMVRTFLGGLPRAVPRETAEAVTLVVSELVTNVVRHARGRLCSLDLRDMGHGVGIAVSDDDPEPPRPKRLDLTGQGGFGWPLVHRLSAELTVLSRPDGKTVHAVVRF, translated from the coding sequence ATGACCACCGTCGAACCGTCCTGCGATCTCGATCTCGGTCCCGATCTCGGTGCGAGGCTCGAGCGGGATCCGCAGGCCGCCGTGCACGCCCGGCGGATGGTCCGCACGTTCCTCGGCGGCCTGCCGCGCGCCGTGCCGCGCGAGACAGCCGAGGCCGTCACGCTCGTGGTCTCGGAGCTCGTGACGAACGTGGTGCGCCACGCGCGCGGTCGGCTGTGCAGCCTGGACCTGAGGGACATGGGCCACGGGGTGGGCATCGCGGTCTCCGACGACGACCCCGAGCCGCCGCGCCCGAAGCGCCTCGACCTGACAGGACAGGGCGGCTTCGGCTGGCCGCTGGTGCACCGGCTGTCCGCCGAGCTGACCGTGCTGTCCCGCCCCGACGGCAAGACGGTCCACGCGGTCGTGAGGTTCTGA
- a CDS encoding phospholipase D-like domain-containing protein, protein MSQTIAARVEAYGTVAPAEARRRKQRFRRRLERLIGIAATEGNELVPLRNGDRIFAAMLDAVRSAEHTIDMMTFVYWRGQIARDFAAALADRARAGVRVRLLLDGFGAKRIEGDLLRSMTAAGVQVAWFRKPLWLSPLKQNHRCHRKALVVDEHTAFTGGVGIAEEWCGDARGPSEWRDTHVKVRGPAVDGIAAAFAQNWAECHDELFDDRDRFTGHGQPGTATVQVVRGSASFGWQDMQTLIRVMLGSAEERFRLATAYFAPDTYFVDLLCVTARRGVRVEILLPGPYTDQRACQLAGQNHYGTLLAAGVEIRQYQPTMLHTKIMTVDGVASLIGSTNFNRRSMEHDEEVMLAVLDEAFTAALDRDFDEDRENAVGIDPTRWRRRSPVQRAKELAVVPLRRFL, encoded by the coding sequence ATGTCCCAGACCATCGCTGCACGAGTCGAGGCGTACGGAACGGTGGCCCCGGCGGAGGCGCGTCGCCGCAAGCAGCGGTTCCGCAGACGCCTGGAACGGCTGATCGGCATCGCCGCCACCGAGGGAAATGAGCTGGTTCCCCTGCGCAACGGCGACCGGATCTTCGCCGCGATGCTCGACGCGGTGCGGTCCGCCGAGCACACCATCGACATGATGACCTTCGTCTACTGGCGCGGGCAGATAGCCCGTGACTTCGCCGCCGCGCTGGCCGACCGGGCGCGGGCGGGTGTCAGGGTGCGGCTCCTGCTGGACGGTTTCGGCGCGAAGCGGATCGAGGGGGACCTGCTACGGTCCATGACCGCGGCAGGTGTGCAGGTCGCGTGGTTCCGCAAGCCGCTGTGGCTCTCGCCCCTGAAGCAGAACCACCGCTGTCACCGCAAGGCGCTCGTCGTCGACGAGCACACCGCGTTCACCGGCGGCGTGGGTATCGCCGAGGAATGGTGCGGGGACGCCCGCGGTCCCTCCGAGTGGCGGGACACGCACGTCAAGGTGCGGGGGCCGGCCGTGGACGGCATCGCCGCCGCGTTCGCGCAGAACTGGGCGGAGTGCCACGACGAGCTCTTCGACGACCGGGACCGCTTCACCGGGCACGGTCAGCCGGGCACGGCGACGGTGCAGGTGGTGCGGGGCTCGGCCAGTTTCGGCTGGCAGGACATGCAGACCCTCATCCGGGTGATGCTCGGCTCCGCCGAGGAACGCTTCCGCCTCGCCACCGCCTACTTCGCTCCCGACACCTACTTCGTCGACCTGCTGTGCGTGACGGCGCGCCGCGGTGTCCGGGTGGAGATCCTGCTGCCCGGTCCGTACACCGACCAGCGGGCTTGTCAGCTCGCCGGCCAGAACCACTACGGCACGCTGCTGGCCGCCGGTGTCGAGATACGCCAGTACCAGCCGACCATGCTCCACACCAAGATCATGACAGTGGACGGGGTGGCTTCCCTGATCGGTTCCACCAACTTCAACCGCCGCTCGATGGAGCACGACGAGGAAGTCATGCTGGCCGTCCTCGACGAGGCCTTCACCGCGGCCCTCGACCGGGACTTCGACGAGGACCGGGAGAACGCCGTGGGCATCGATCCGACCCGCTGGCGGCGCAGGTCCCCGGTCCAGCGCGCCAAGGAGCTGGCCGTCGTACCCCTGCGCCGTTTCCTCTAG
- a CDS encoding GAF and ANTAR domain-containing protein, translated as MTQEPGEVWEKFAVALADMARDLLAQDSVQATLDRIVEHATVLINGCDEGGILTVRRGEVRALAATNDVVRMADRIQQDLREGPCFDAVTEREQLYAIEDLGRPHEKWSRFAPELRKLGMGSMMGFLLFTDEDELGALNLYSRRPNMFDESAQRAGWVLASHAAVALSSARTHQQLGHALETRHEIGEAMGILMERHGLSEEDAFAVLKKASQDHNIKLREIARKVCETGERPR; from the coding sequence ATGACGCAGGAGCCCGGCGAGGTCTGGGAGAAGTTTGCCGTCGCCCTGGCGGACATGGCACGGGACCTGCTGGCGCAGGACTCGGTGCAGGCGACCTTGGACCGGATCGTGGAGCACGCGACGGTGCTGATCAACGGCTGCGACGAGGGCGGCATCCTCACGGTCCGCCGCGGCGAGGTCAGGGCCCTGGCCGCGACCAATGACGTCGTGCGCATGGCGGACCGGATCCAGCAGGACCTGCGGGAGGGCCCGTGCTTCGACGCGGTGACCGAACGGGAGCAGCTCTACGCCATCGAGGACCTGGGCCGGCCGCACGAGAAGTGGTCCCGCTTCGCGCCCGAACTGAGAAAGCTGGGCATGGGCAGCATGATGGGCTTCCTGCTCTTCACCGACGAGGACGAACTCGGCGCTCTCAATCTGTACTCGCGCCGTCCGAACATGTTCGACGAGTCGGCCCAGCGCGCCGGCTGGGTCCTGGCCTCGCACGCCGCGGTCGCCCTGTCCTCGGCCCGTACGCACCAGCAGCTCGGCCATGCCCTGGAGACCCGCCACGAGATCGGTGAGGCGATGGGCATCCTCATGGAGCGGCACGGCCTCAGCGAGGAGGACGCCTTCGCCGTGCTGAAGAAGGCCTCCCAGGACCACAACATCAAACTCCGGGAGATCGCCCGCAAGGTCTGCGAGACCGGCGAGCGGCCCCGCTGA
- a CDS encoding WhiB family transcriptional regulator — translation MENWREGASCRTVDPDLFFPIGSTGPALLQIQEAKAVCAGCPVREECLRWALDTGQTVGVWGGTSEAERRALARRRSRGRSRNTSA, via the coding sequence ATGGAGAACTGGCGCGAAGGCGCGTCCTGCCGCACCGTTGACCCCGATCTGTTCTTCCCCATCGGGAGCACCGGACCCGCGCTGCTCCAGATCCAGGAGGCGAAGGCGGTCTGCGCGGGCTGCCCGGTCCGTGAGGAGTGCCTGCGCTGGGCCCTGGACACGGGCCAGACCGTCGGAGTCTGGGGTGGTACGAGCGAGGCCGAACGGCGCGCGCTGGCGCGGCGCCGCTCCCGTGGGCGCTCCCGGAACACCTCCGCGTAG
- a CDS encoding ATP-binding protein, giving the protein MEIDPSRNRKSSYGELGTFTSAFGGELRNVSDARLAADGYLRALARATPPSAAEHWDDILLVVTELAANTIQYAPGPFELQMRPTIGGVHVTLHDTSTTPPAPRRFRPSQGGGGIGWHLVHALCDQVSVIVRPDGKDVHAFLPW; this is encoded by the coding sequence ATGGAGATCGATCCGAGCCGGAACAGGAAGTCGTCGTACGGGGAACTGGGGACGTTCACCAGCGCGTTCGGCGGCGAGCTGCGCAACGTGTCCGACGCGCGGCTGGCCGCGGACGGCTATCTGCGGGCCCTCGCGCGAGCGACACCGCCCTCGGCGGCCGAGCACTGGGACGACATCCTGCTGGTGGTCACCGAACTCGCCGCGAACACGATCCAGTACGCTCCCGGCCCCTTCGAGCTCCAGATGCGTCCCACCATCGGCGGTGTGCACGTGACGCTCCACGACACCAGCACCACCCCGCCCGCGCCACGCCGCTTCCGCCCGTCCCAGGGCGGGGGCGGCATCGGCTGGCATCTCGTCCACGCGCTCTGCGACCAGGTGAGCGTGATCGTGCGGCCCGACGGCAAGGACGTCCACGCGTTCCTGCCCTGGTGA